The genomic window GCGTCCCTGCAGATGAGTCCGGCGGCCACAGCCATGGACTGCGCGCGCGCGCCGTCGGCGTCGAGCCTCCTCCACAGGTACATGACGACGCTCCCAAAGAACATGCCGATGGGTATCCTGGGCGGCAGGAAGAACCCGACTGCCACGGCGATGGTGCACGGGTGGTACCGCCCGACGCGCCACCCCCTCCGTGCGGACACCTCGCGGAGCACGCTGTTGGCCAGCGCCACGGCGAAGGCGATCTTGCAGAGCAGCAGGCTCTGCCTGGGAAACCCGGCCTGGTCAGACATGGCTGACGTCTCCTAAACGCCGGCGCCCGTCACCGGAGTCGAAGAGGATGACCCAGAAAACTCGGTGAACTCACGCACACACGCGAACACTGTGAAACTTAGAGCACACACAAATGTTTTGGTGCCGTGAACCCACCTTCGGCATTTTTCAGACTctattcatatatatacatgcagtGAGCAGCTCCTGGCCACTCAAACTCAACGCCATGCACGCCACTACTTCCTACAGGGCCGCGCCATCCCACGACCAAACTAGTGGAGTGCGAAGCTTCAGCTACGACTCAACAGAAAGACGAAAACGTGGCCACCTCCTTGCGGACAATGCGCAAGTCAAGGGCCTTACATGACGCACCTCTAGCAGGTTCAGTTATTGGACTCTGAAACTCTGAAAAACAAGACTCTGAACCTAGACTGAACTAACTGAATGAGCTAACAATCTCCCCCCAAATGAGGTGAGTTCAGACTAGGTTGACCACGCCGATCTTCTCCCTTAGCTCACAGAACCTTGAACGTCCCAACGCCTTGGTCATCAGATCGGCGAGCTGATCTTGCGAGCTCGCATACTCCAGCAGAATCGTACCATTGCCAACGCACTCACGAATGAAATGGAACTTTGTATCAATATGCTTACTTCGATCGTGCAGTACCGGATTCTTGCTGAGAGCAATGGCTGACATGTTATCCATCTTCAGTTGAGGTGCTGGAGAATCGTCGCCTGTGACTTCCTTCAGCAACCTCGTGAGCCACACCGCCTGACACGCTGCTGTAGCGCCAGCGATGTACTCTGCCTCGCAAGAAgagagcgccaccaccttctgtttctgGGATTGCCAGGCCACCGCCTTGGTTCCCAGGAAGAAGATAATCCCCGTAGTACTCTTTCTGTCATTCACATCACCTCCCAGGTCGCTGTCACTGTAGCCCGTAAGGCTATTGTCAATACCAGACAGCTTGGGGTAAGCCAATCCAAAATCTGCAGTGCCGGCGATGTAACGGAGCAAATGCTTAACCGCCGCCATGTGTTCCTGCCTGGGCTTCTCCATAAACCGACTCACCATCCCCACCGCGAAAGAAATATCAGGACGAGTGTGTATCAAGTACCGCAAGCTTCCCACCAGACTGCGATATTCAGACACATTTACCTCTGCTGAAGTTCCTTCCTTGGACAGTTTCAGTCGTGTCTCCATTGGTGTGTGACAAGAATTACACCCTGCCATGTTTGCCTTCTGGAGCAATCTGCGGGCATAGGCAGCTTGACCGAGTGTAATGGCCGCCTTGGACTGCCGCACCTCAATTCCCAGGTAGTAGGACAGCAACCCGAGGTCACTCATCCTGAACAGGCGCTGCATCTCCAGCTTGAAAGCTTCAACTCCTCCCTCCTTGGCTCCAGTGATGATCAAATCATCTACGTAGACGCCAACGATCACCCGTGAAGACCCCTTGCCTCGGGTGTACATGCCATGCTCACTGGTGCACCGCGCGAAGCCGAGTTCACGCAGGCTGACATCCAGCTTTTGGTTCCACGCCCTGGGAGCCTGACGCAGACCGTATAATGCTTTCTTCAGACGCAGCACCTTCTCACCGTGGCCTGCCGCAGAGAAACCCGGCGGCTGCTGGACATAAACTTCCTCGGCAAGCTCCCCGTTCAAGAaagccgacttgacgtccatatgATGGACAAGCCAGCCCTCCTGAGCAGCGACAGCCAACAGCATCCGCACCGACTCCATCCTCGCCACCGGCGCGAACACCTCATCAAAGTCGATGCCGCTCTTCTGGACATATCCCTTCGCCACCAAGCGTGCTTTGTGCTTCACGATGGCTCCCTGCTCGTTGCGCTTGAATTTGAACACCCACTTGAGCCCGATAGCACGGTGCCCTTGTGGGAGCTTGACGAGCGCCCATGTGTCGTTCTGCTCGATCGAAGACAGCTCCTCGAGCATGGCCTTCCTCCACGCCTCATCGTGACGCGCCTCATCGAACGTGGTTGGCTCCCCCTCAACGCCCATCAAGAGTTCTGCCAGCGCGCGTTCAGCCTCCTCTGGCACTGGTGCGTCACCGAGCACGTTGTCCAGTGCCCGGAATCGCAATGGCGCGTCGTCGGCGTCAATGTCCAGATCTGGATCCCCTAGCGGAGGGGACACGAACTCCACTCCAGCTGGCGTTCCTGGTGCAGGCGAGTCAGTTGGTGCAGCCTCCTGCACCAGTGTCGATGGAGAAGCCGCCGGGCCCATGGGTGATGTCGAGGGTCCTGGCGAGCCTGGTGGCGTGTGCGCTGGTGACTGCGGCACATGTTCACCTCCTGGTGCGAGCAGTGTCACGTACTCCACCGTGAACGGCTCCTCCGAATCCACGTCCAGTGAGTCATCCGCcgtatcttcccacttccagggCCTCCCTTCATCAAATACCGCATCGCGCGATATGCACACCCTCCTGGTGCGCGGGTTGTAGAAGCGGTAGGCCTTGGATCCCGGCTCGTAGCCGATGAACGCCATAGGAGTACTCCGGTCGTCCAGCTTATGCTGGTGTCCGCCGGCGACCTTGACATGGGCAGTACAACCAAAAGTGCGGAAGAAGTGAACAGCGGGCTTGGCGCCATACCAGACCTCATACGGCGTTTTCCCGTCCACGCTCCGGGTCGGCGACCGGTTCAAGATGAACACCGCAGTGCAGACCGCCTCCCCCCAAAGCCAGCCGGGTACCTTCATGCCTTTCATCATGCTCCTCGCCATCCCGAGCACGGTCTGGTTGCGCCTCTCAACCACGCCGTTCTGTTGTGGAGTGTACGGCGCGGTGAGATGGCGCTGGACTCCCGTGTCAGCGCAGTGCTCCGCGAAGGCATGCACCGTGAACTCGCCTCCACGGTCTGTACGTAGCGTGCCCACCTTGCGCCCGGCTTCGTTCTCCAGCCTTGCCTGCAGCTGGATGATGGCTAACGCGGCCTGATCCTTAGACGCCAGAAGAGTGAGCCACATAAACCTGCTCCTGTCATCAACAACAAGCAGGAAAAGGCGTTTGCCGCCCGGCGTGGGCGGGGTGATCGGCCCACACAGGTCGGCGTGAACCAGCTCCAGTGACTTGGACGCCCGGAACCTGCTCACCGCCGGGAACGGGCGTCGACGTTGCTTCCCGGCGAGGCAACTCTCACACACCTGCTCGACATGGTCGATGCGTGGGAGGCCCCGTACCATCTCCTTCTGCGCCAACAGCTTCAGACCATGGAAGCCCAGGTGCCCGTACCTGGTGTGCCACTTCCACGCCGTGTCGTCCGCGCGCGCCGCGAGGCACACCAGAGCGCTCAGCTTGACATCGAGGATGTAGAGGCGGTTGTCAGCACGAGGTACCTTGGCCAGCAGGCGACGTCGCTGGTCCCAGATGCGCAGAACTCCATTCTCTATCAGCACCTTGTACTTGCCCTCGTCCAGCTGCCCGAGGCTGATGATGTTGGCGGTGAGCTTGGGGATGTAGTACACGCCGCCAAGGGTCTGGTGCTCGCCGGTCTTGCAGCTGAACAGGATCGTGCCGCGCCCGGCTATGTCCACCACCGAGCCATCGCCAAACCGAACGGTGCCGCGCACGCCcgtgtcgagctcggagaaggccgaGCGCACGGCGGTCATGTGATTTGTGGCGCCCGTATCGAGGATCCACCGGGTACTGCCCTCCTCGGCGTTCTCCTCGAGCTGAACGAAGAGTTTGTCCTCCCGGATGTGCACCGTCTCGCTCGCCGCAGGTGCTGTCGGGGTGGCGAACACCACGTGAGCCGTGGCGTCCACCGGTTCAGGCGCCTCGTCGTCGAACACCCAGCGCGTCCGGATGCCGCCGTCGCCAATCTGGACGCCCACCGCATCCTTCTGCTTCTCGGGCATCACCGATACGGCGGTGACCGTGGTGATCCCCACCATCAGCGCGGCTTCCTCCTGGACCTCAGCCGCATGCGCCTGCTCATCACGCTTCTTCTTGCGACATTCCCGGGCCCAGTGCCCAGTTTTGCCGCAGTAAGCGCACTCATCACTGGCGAGTTTCTTCTTGCCGGTCTCCTTCTTCCTGCCACCTGCGCCACCAGGTGGCCTGGAGCCGCCAGCACTCCCCCCACCTTGGGAAGCACTGCCGCCGCGTTCGCGCCTCTGGTTCGACGACGGACCACGTCCGTTGCCAGAGGAGCCTCCTCCGCCGCCTGAGACTTGCAGCCGCGACACCACTCGCGACACAAGTTCCTCCTCCGTGAGGTTGAGCCGCGCCGAGGACCCGCCATTGTCGCCACCAAGGTTGTACCGTTCCTCGGCCGCTTTGAGTCGCCCCACCAGCTCGTCCACTGACAGATCATCGAGGTCGAGCATAGTCTTAATAGCCATAACGATTTGGGCATACCTGGCCGGCGTGGCCTGCAGAAACTTGCGCACGACCTCCGGCTCAGTGTACCCGGAGTCCAGCACCTCCAGTTGGCTTGCTAGATCGGTGATGCGGATTGCGAACTCGTCCACCGTCTCCGAGTCCTTGAACCGCAGTGCCTCGAATTCCTGGCGCAGCGTGTTGGCCTTGGCCTGACGCACGCGATCGACGCCGAGGTTCGACTTCTTCAAGGACTCCCACGCCTCCTTTGCCGTGATCTTCCGAGCGATGGCGCCGTGCAGCTCCTCCGGAAGACCCAGAGTGATGATCTCAAGGGCACTCCGGTCTTCTATGTAGTCGAAGGGGCCGAGGCTCACCGTCTGCCACAGGCCTCTCGCCTGCAGCTTCAACTTCATCATCGCCGCCCAAGAGTAGTAATTGGACTTGGTGAGGATCGGGAACTTCGCCTTCTCCTCGCGCACGACGCGCGGTgcgcggtcaccaccgccaccgctgccCGACGCACCCGACGGGAACCGCCTTGCCGGTGAGGACGAGCGGAACCTGCGCCGATCCATGGCTAACCTGGCTCCGATACCAGATGACGTCTCCTAAACGTCGGCGCCCGTCACCGGAGTCGAAGAGGATGACCCAGAAAACTCGGTGAACTCACGCACACACGCGAACACTGTGAAACTTAGAGCACACACAAATGTTTTGGTGCCGTGAACCCACCTTCGGCATTTTTCAGACTctattcatatatatacatgcagtGAGCAGCTCCTGGCCACTCAAACTCAACGCCATGCACGCCACTACTTCCTACAGGGCCGCGCCATCCCACGACCAAACTAGTGGAGTGCGAAGCTTCAGCTACGACTCAACAGAAAGACGAAAACGTGGCCACCTCCTTGCGGACAATGCGCAAGTCAAGGGCCTTACATGACGCACCTCTAGCAGGTTCAGTTATTGGACTCTGAAACTCTGAAAAACAAGACTCTGAACCTAGACTGAACTAACTGAATGAGCTAACAATGGCGATCATGGCCATTTCACGGTACATCTTGGCGTACGGGGGAACGACGACCTCGCCCCAGTCGTGGTACCCCCCGTACAGCATCCAGAAGATGATCGGGTTGACCAAGCAGCCGAGCGCCGTCCCCACGACCTGGTTGATGAGCACGGCGTGCGGCGAGGTGAGGGTGAGGTAGCCCGTCCTGAACACCTGCATGaggtcgccggcggtggaggcggcggaCATGACGATGATGCCCACGGCGAGCCCGGCGACCACGCCGCCGTTCTCGAGCCCCACCCACGAGCCGAGGAGGAACAGGGCGATCCTGCCGTACGTGGACGCCACGCTCACGTCCATCACGCCGACGCCGTACGCGCTGCAGAACGTGAACAGCGGCATGACGAGGTAGGCGATGGCCGGCGATGGAGACGACCGACAGGGCGACGTAGCCGACGGCGGCTGCCGGGTCGTACACCCGGTCGCGGAGGAACACCTGCGCCCGCCGCCGGTCGTCGAAGCTCCGCGCCGGCGGCCGGTCGTCCACGCCGAGGCACATGAACGGCTGCGTGGCCAACTGGGAGTGCCGCCGCTTGCGCATCGCGCGGAGCGTCCGGAGCAGGATGCAGAGCATGTTAGTTGAATCCCGTGCACGTTTTGCATTGACATACTTGTACTTAGGCAGTGCATGTTTCCTTTTCACAAGCTAGTTAGCTGCATGTAGTAGAACGGTGTGGAGCCAGAGCCGTGCTGCGTTCACGGTGCGGCGAGCGAGTCTTCCGCCACGAGCGCATGAAAATCGTTCTCGCGCACAAGGCGGGCACGGCGCAGCGTGAGCGACGTGGCGGGGATATCGGATCACAGATCGTTGTAAACACCGTTGAATAAATAACAAAGAAGAAAGCCTGAAGGGGCTGCGATAGTGCATGGCGAAAACTGCTCTTGCGTCTTGCGATTTTTTGTTCTGTGTCGTGTGCGACGTTGTGAGTGCAGAGAGCGAGCGCCGGCCTTCGTAGATCGCCGTCGGGCAGACCACTCCGGTCACCGGCGCcaacaagtggtaccagagccGTGTTGTATGTTCTACGGCGGGTCGGTGAGCCCGCCGCGTGAACCACCCCGCAAGAAGTTCGTCATCCCACCAagatcatcgtcgtcgtcggtgAAGATGGGCGACAAATCGCCATCGGCATCAAGCAGCTCGGCACATGGAGTTCGGGAGAGCTCCTTGATGTGGCAGATGCTCACCCGCTCCAATTATGCGGAGTGGGCAACTCTGATGCAGTGCAACTTTGAGATCTTGGAGGTGTGGGAGGCGGTTGAACCGGGAGGTGAAGGCGTGAAGAGAAAAGATGATCGCCAGGCCATGGGCGGACTTCTCCGGTCCGTTCCTCAGGAGATGTGGCAGATGTTGGGGGCGAAGAAGACCgtcaaggaggcgtgggaggcggtGAAGAGCATGCGCGTTGGAGCTGAACGCGTAAAGGAGGCCAACGCTCAGTGCCTGCTCCAAGAGTTCGAGAACATCGCGTTCAAGGACGGAGAGACGATGGATGATATGGACCctgtaggtgcttggctagacgaacctaagcctcctctgcccGCGGAAGGAACGTGCACGTCTTGCGTCGtggctgtcctgcaaccacaacgatcAGCCGCACGGCGTAGGCGACGTGACAatctctgttgtacaaaataatgttaactaaaagaatttaacgtattaataatatatttcaaagaatattttgaatcttatgtCTAGGAAGCTTCGCGTGTCGTCGTCCTTGACTCTCGAACGAAAGCACTCAATGTCTTCAAccgagcatttgagggtattgccccGCAACAAAGTTTACAGTAAGATTGTGGTGGACATTGAAAAATGCGGACGCTACTAATCTAGTACGAAGTACTAATTAATTCTTGACCAGTTCATCAACTCCATCTGTTGTACTGAATTATAAGGATGCTATGACTTGAAGGTGCCACTAGCTAAAATAGAGACTTCAAACACagaatgtattggtatgcaacttaacatagaaaaataaggtaATTGACTTatcactctgtccaagattggccctgcctccacctgccttcctacacgagtagtttggtcgtacgtcgtgtcttcatcgtcggaggactcaatgtcggcgtagtcatcttctgtccattgtagcctcagcctgcaaCGTGTCGCACATTGGTATCAAGCTTGGTAGCGCCTATACTCATGGTTCGTGTGTAGCTCGTTGTTctcgtccacgttgtcgtgcaacagctcccattattcaatgtagtactggtggtgtttctcccaatcaaaaatcttcctgttcttctgacgatccaacctgcacatcACGTAAGATGTTAGTTTCTGGCAGGTATGAAATTGATGCTGTAAAACGATGGCGCCTAAGCTATATGACGTGACTATTTGATGTAAGCTTCTCAAGAAAGGTACTgagtgattgaagaaatcatacgTGCAAATGCTTCAGTGTTAGCatatggtcagcacaattgtgtggcccgataacttttgtgatcttccacttttcggtgaccttttgcttccttgcacaaaccctccatgggcagcgttacttgtcacacacaactgtataacagcgctccacatatgaatgtaAGACCTTGTAATGTCTATTTCGTATCACTATAAACgtctgcaaccacctcttcaatacagggaggtccttgaataccctacccttctcaattaccatgttagggccggccttaggagcttctaggagctcatcatcatgtccttctgcacacgcctgatcggaatgagcaagatcgctgaactcgtgaactcttagATCATggcggtcgggaaagatacgccttagCATCTCAGTATCACtatctgtcagctctccaacaggacaatcatcatcagaatcaagagcccttgccatcacatatggctccgaatcattcataatttcaatactattggagccaaggaatccatctccaca from Miscanthus floridulus cultivar M001 chromosome 11, ASM1932011v1, whole genome shotgun sequence includes these protein-coding regions:
- the LOC136492340 gene encoding probable metal-nicotianamine transporter YSL17, translated to MSDQAGFPRQSLLLCKIAFAVALANSVLREVSARRGWRVGRYHPCTIAVAVGFFLPPRIPIGMFFGSVVMYLWRRLDADGARAQSMAVAAGLICRDAVGALLQSMLAMLKARPPICIIFVSRSDNKNLDAYLAASPTSS
- the LOC136492341 gene encoding probable metal-nicotianamine transporter YSL17, producing MLCILLRTLRAMRKRRHSQLATQPFMCLGVDDRPPARSFDDRRRAQVFLRDRVYDPAAAVGYVALAYGVGVMDVSVASTYGRIALFLLGSWVGLENGGVVAGLAVGIIVMSAASTAGDLMQVFRTGYLTLTSPHAVLINQVVGTALGCLVNPIIFWMLYGGYHDWGEVVVPPYAKMYREMAMIAIVSSFS